Proteins found in one Bactrocera oleae isolate idBacOlea1 chromosome X, idBacOlea1, whole genome shotgun sequence genomic segment:
- the LOC138858084 gene encoding uncharacterized protein, with amino-acid sequence MLTFRTGAKPGPDDKASTSKGAEAKAGPQKVVAPEAARPKPCGQNTAEKQGEGGDAKGAAAGSASAREWPAFSMQDPTKAKYAERRRAAYLLRLVELKPPTKEELTKELQASIDCARAVIPNFKLEPPVKAAKRQRSAEEAKPSAKRPKTKGVTPAKSFAEVARNRIVIGVLDEGDPEGRIPRAQWKWVQAALTNMALEVLLSNPGPPPSSADAGWYQGQIKMIACDDKRSVALYKAAIAKVGEVYPGSKLVAVDKKDITSRPRARVWIPATPSQPDQIMQLIRACNPSLPTEGWKYVKTFDDSVAESGVETKRVTMQILLLLTKETIESLAKNGGEINYGFTKVRITPYKSDADAADHLASGKELCEVEEDPMESSSDAESMEQGECSSSGSELAARLSSLYTEKELLSDSQEDADITIVNASSTN; translated from the exons ATGCTAACTttt aggacaggagcgaagcctGGTCCTGATGACAAGGCAAGCACTAGTAaaggggcagaagctaaagctggcccaCAGAAAGTGGTAGCGCCGGAGGCAGCCAGACCCAAACCCTGCGGCCAAAACACGGCTGAGAAGCAGGGGGAGGGAGGAGatgccaaaggggctgctgctggaagtgcatctgccagGGAGTGGCCTGCATTTAGCATGCAGGACCCGACAAAGGCAAAGTATGCGGAGAGACGACGTGCCGCATACTTACTAAGGTTGGTAGAGCTAAAGCCGCCAACGAAAGAGGAGCTAACGAAGGAGCTCCAAGCATCGATTGACTGCGCGAGAGCAGTCATACCCAACTTCAAGTTGGAGCCGCCGGTAAAGGCAgccaagcgacagaggtcagctgaagaggcaaaGCCGTCAGCAAAGAGACCGAAGACCAAGGGTGTAACGCctgcaaaatcatttgcagaagtggcccggaaccgaattgtcattggcgttctggatgagggagatcccgaaggaagaatccccagagcccaatggaaatgggtgcaggctgcgctgacaaatatggcgctggaagtgctattaagcaatccgggtccgccaccgtcatccgcagatgccggctggtaccagggccagatcaAAATGATTGCTTGCGATGACAAGAGATCGGTCGctctatacaaagctgctatagccaaggtgggAGAGGTATACCCCGGGTCAAAATTGGTAGCAGTGGACAAGAAGGACATAAcatccagaccaagggcaagggtatggattccggctacaccatcacagccggaccaaattatgcagctcataagagcctgcaacccgagccTACCCACGGAAGGGTGGAAGTATGTCAAGACATTTGATGAcagcgtagcagaatctggcgtggagaccaaaagggtcacgatgcagattctgctgttatTAACGAAAGAAACCATCGAATCGCTGGCGAAAAAtggcggggagataaattacGGGTTCACGAAAGTAAGGATAACGCCttacaagtcggacgccgatgctgcagaccatctggcATCGGGGAAAGAGTtatgcgaagtagaggaagatccgatggagtcctcgagcgacgcggAAAGCAtggagcaaggtgagtgttcttcttccgggtctgagcttgcggCCAGACTCTCAAGCTTGTATACTGAgaaagagcttttaagcgactctcaggaagacgcagacataacaatagttaatgcgtcttctacaaattaa